A portion of the Streptomyces sp. YPW6 genome contains these proteins:
- a CDS encoding metal-sensitive transcriptional regulator — MTTTGAGAGAGITGTETAGAAAPDPQASAPVDIVTDHDRGIHGYHHQKDEHLKRLRRIEGQIRGLQRMVDEDVYCIDILTQVSASTKALQSFALQLLEEHLRHCVADAAVKGGEEIDAKVEEATKAIARLLRT, encoded by the coding sequence ATGACCACGACCGGAGCCGGGGCCGGGGCCGGAATCACGGGGACGGAAACGGCGGGCGCCGCCGCACCGGACCCGCAGGCGAGCGCACCTGTGGACATCGTCACGGACCACGACCGCGGCATCCACGGCTACCACCACCAGAAGGACGAGCACCTCAAACGCCTGCGCCGGATCGAGGGCCAGATCCGCGGTCTGCAGCGCATGGTCGACGAGGACGTCTACTGCATCGACATACTCACCCAGGTATCGGCGTCCACGAAGGCCCTGCAGTCCTTCGCCCTCCAGCTCCTGGAGGAGCACCTGCGCCACTGCGTCGCCGACGCGGCCGTCAAGGGCGGCGAGGAGATCGACGCGAAGGTCGAGGAGGCCACGAAGGCGATCGCCCGCCTGCTCCGCACGTGA
- a CDS encoding DUF47 domain-containing protein has translation MRFRLTPRETSFYDMFSASADNIVTGSKLLMELLGADSASRVEIAERMRAAEHAGDDATHAIFHQLNSSFITPFDREDIYNLASSLDDIMDFMEEAVDLVVLYQVQELPKGVEQQIEVLARAAELTAEAMPGLRTMDNLTEYWIEVNRLENQADQIHRKLLAHLFNGKYDAMEVLKLKQIVDVLEEAADAFEHVANTVETIAVKES, from the coding sequence GTGCGCTTTCGTCTGACCCCCAGGGAGACGAGCTTCTACGACATGTTCTCCGCCTCCGCGGACAACATTGTCACGGGCTCGAAACTCCTGATGGAACTGCTCGGGGCGGATTCTGCCTCCCGAGTCGAGATCGCGGAGCGTATGCGGGCAGCGGAGCACGCGGGGGACGACGCGACCCACGCGATCTTCCACCAGCTGAACTCCTCCTTCATCACGCCCTTCGACCGCGAGGACATCTACAACCTGGCGTCCTCGCTCGACGACATCATGGACTTCATGGAGGAGGCCGTCGACCTGGTCGTCCTCTACCAGGTCCAGGAACTCCCCAAGGGCGTCGAGCAGCAGATCGAGGTGCTGGCCCGGGCGGCGGAGCTGACCGCCGAGGCCATGCCGGGGCTGCGGACCATGGACAACCTCACCGAGTACTGGATCGAGGTCAACCGTCTGGAGAACCAGGCCGACCAGATCCACCGCAAGCTGCTGGCCCACCTCTTCAACGGCAAGTACGACGCCATGGAGGTGCTGAAGCTCAAGCAGATCGTGGATGTGCTGGAGGAGGCGGCTGACGCGTTCGAGCACGTCGCGAACACCGTGGAGACCATCGCGGTCAAGGAGTCCTGA
- a CDS encoding inorganic phosphate transporter, with translation MDTFALVVTIGVALGFTYTNGFHDSANAIATSVSTRALTPRAALAMAAVMNLAGAFLGQGVAKTVSEGLIATPVGQKGMGILFAALVGAIIWNLITWYYGLPSSSSHALFGGMVGAALAGGTDVIWTGVLEKIVIPMFLSPFIGLIFGYLVMVGIMWIFRKANPHKAKRGFRIAQTVSAAGMALGHGLQDAQKTMGIVVMALVIADIEGPNDEIPVWVKIACAVMLSLGTYAGGWRIMRTLGRKIIELDPPQGFAAETTGASIMFGSAFLFHAPISTTHVITSAIMGVGATKRVNAVRWGVAKNIILGWFITMPAAALVAALSYGAILLLFG, from the coding sequence GTGGACACCTTTGCGCTGGTCGTGACCATCGGTGTCGCGCTCGGCTTCACGTATACGAACGGCTTCCACGACTCCGCGAACGCCATCGCCACCTCGGTCTCCACCCGGGCGCTGACCCCGCGTGCGGCCCTGGCCATGGCGGCGGTGATGAACCTGGCCGGCGCCTTCCTGGGCCAGGGGGTCGCCAAGACGGTCAGCGAGGGCCTCATCGCCACGCCCGTCGGGCAGAAGGGGATGGGCATCCTGTTCGCGGCGCTGGTCGGCGCGATCATCTGGAACCTGATCACCTGGTACTACGGTCTCCCCTCCTCGTCCTCGCACGCCCTGTTCGGCGGCATGGTCGGGGCGGCGCTGGCCGGCGGGACGGACGTCATCTGGACCGGGGTGCTGGAGAAGATCGTCATTCCGATGTTCCTCTCCCCGTTCATCGGCCTGATCTTCGGCTATCTGGTGATGGTCGGCATCATGTGGATATTCCGGAAGGCCAACCCGCACAAGGCCAAGCGCGGCTTCCGGATCGCGCAGACGGTCTCGGCGGCGGGCATGGCGCTCGGCCACGGCCTGCAGGACGCGCAGAAGACGATGGGCATCGTGGTGATGGCCCTGGTCATCGCCGACATCGAGGGCCCGAACGACGAGATCCCGGTCTGGGTCAAGATCGCCTGTGCCGTGATGCTCTCGCTCGGTACGTACGCGGGTGGCTGGCGCATCATGCGGACGCTCGGCCGCAAGATCATCGAGCTGGACCCGCCGCAGGGCTTCGCGGCGGAGACCACCGGCGCCTCGATCATGTTCGGCTCGGCGTTCCTCTTCCACGCGCCGATCTCGACCACGCACGTCATCACCTCCGCGATCATGGGTGTCGGCGCCACGAAGCGGGTCAACGCCGTGCGCTGGGGCGTCGCGAAGAACATCATCCTGGGCTGGTTCATCACCATGCCCGCCGCGGCGCTGGTCGCGGCCCTCAGCTACGGGGCGATCCTGCTGCTCTTCGGCTGA
- the pstB gene encoding phosphate ABC transporter ATP-binding protein PstB — MAKRIDISGLTAYYGSHKAIEDISMTVEPRSVTAFIGPSGCGKSTFLRTLNRMHEVTPGGRVEGKVLLDDENLYASNVDPVAVRRTVGMVFQRPNPFPTMSIFDNVAAGLRLNGSYRKSELNDIVEKSLRGANLWNEVKDRLNKPGSGLSGGQQQRLCIARAIAVEPQVLLMDEPCSALDPISTLAIEDLIGELKERFTIVIVTHNMQQAARVSDRTAFFNLAAVGKPGRLIEIDETERIFSNPSVQATEDYISGRFG; from the coding sequence ATGGCCAAGCGCATCGACATCAGCGGCCTCACCGCCTACTACGGCAGCCACAAGGCCATCGAGGACATCTCGATGACCGTGGAACCCCGCTCGGTGACGGCCTTCATCGGCCCGTCCGGCTGCGGCAAGTCCACCTTCCTGCGCACCCTGAACCGGATGCACGAGGTCACCCCCGGCGGCCGCGTCGAGGGCAAGGTGCTGCTGGACGACGAGAACCTCTACGCCTCCAACGTCGACCCGGTCGCCGTGCGCCGCACGGTCGGCATGGTCTTCCAGCGCCCGAACCCCTTCCCCACCATGTCGATCTTCGACAACGTGGCGGCGGGCCTGCGGCTGAACGGCAGCTACCGCAAGAGCGAGCTGAACGACATCGTCGAGAAGTCCCTGCGCGGCGCGAACCTCTGGAACGAGGTCAAGGACCGGCTGAACAAGCCCGGCTCCGGACTCTCCGGCGGCCAGCAGCAGCGTCTGTGCATCGCCCGCGCCATCGCGGTCGAACCGCAGGTCCTCCTGATGGACGAGCCGTGCTCGGCGCTCGACCCGATCTCGACCCTCGCCATCGAGGACCTGATCGGCGAGCTGAAGGAGCGGTTCACGATCGTCATCGTGACGCACAACATGCAGCAGGCGGCCCGCGTCTCGGACCGCACCGCGTTCTTCAACCTCGCGGCGGTCGGCAAGCCCGGCCGGCTCATCGAGATAGACGAGACGGAGCGGATCTTCTCCAACCCGTCGGTCCAGGCCACGGAGGACTACATCTCCGGCCGCTTCGGCTGA
- the pstA gene encoding phosphate ABC transporter permease PstA has translation MSHAPTGVMERPSPASPSPKTSLGSRSLPRFAPLGFAAVATVLGIGLSLAAGWESRIQWGLISALFFLAISYVATTVVENQRQARDRLATSVMWVCFLLAVVPLASLLWTTIVRGAERLDGYFLTHSMAGVLGSEASGGVYHALIGTLEQVGIATVISAPLGLLTAVYLVEYGKGSLARAVTFFVDVMTGIPSIVAGLFILSIMLIANLEPSGLMGALALTILMIPVVVRSTEEMLKLVPNELREASLALGIPKWRTILKVVLPTAIGGITTGVMLAIARIAGETAPIILLVFGSQLINANPFDGAQSSLPFYIYEQYKIGEAASYDRAWAAALVLIAFVMILNLVARGIARWKAPKTGR, from the coding sequence ATGAGCCACGCACCCACCGGCGTCATGGAACGCCCGTCGCCCGCCTCGCCCTCCCCGAAGACCAGCCTCGGCAGCCGTTCCCTGCCCCGCTTCGCGCCGCTCGGCTTCGCCGCCGTCGCCACCGTGCTCGGCATCGGCCTCTCCCTGGCCGCCGGCTGGGAGAGCCGCATCCAGTGGGGCCTGATCTCGGCCCTGTTCTTCCTGGCCATCTCCTACGTCGCCACGACCGTCGTCGAGAACCAGCGCCAGGCCCGGGACCGGCTCGCCACCAGCGTGATGTGGGTCTGCTTCCTGCTGGCCGTCGTCCCGCTCGCCTCGCTGCTCTGGACGACGATCGTCCGCGGCGCGGAGCGCCTGGACGGCTACTTCCTCACCCACTCGATGGCCGGCGTGCTCGGCTCCGAGGCCAGCGGCGGCGTCTACCACGCGCTGATCGGCACCCTGGAGCAGGTCGGCATCGCCACGGTGATCTCCGCCCCGCTCGGCCTGCTGACCGCCGTCTACCTGGTGGAGTACGGCAAGGGCTCGCTGGCCAGGGCCGTGACCTTCTTCGTCGACGTGATGACGGGCATCCCGTCCATCGTCGCCGGTCTCTTCATCCTGTCGATCATGCTGATCGCCAACCTGGAGCCCTCCGGCCTGATGGGCGCCCTCGCCCTGACGATCCTGATGATCCCCGTCGTGGTCCGCTCCACCGAGGAGATGCTCAAGCTCGTCCCCAACGAGCTGCGCGAGGCGTCGCTCGCCCTCGGCATCCCGAAGTGGCGCACCATCCTGAAGGTGGTCCTGCCGACCGCGATCGGCGGCATCACCACGGGCGTCATGCTCGCCATCGCCCGTATCGCCGGTGAGACCGCCCCGATCATCCTGCTGGTCTTCGGCAGCCAGCTGATCAACGCGAACCCCTTCGACGGCGCCCAGTCCTCGCTGCCGTTCTACATCTACGAGCAGTACAAGATCGGCGAGGCCGCGTCCTACGACCGCGCCTGGGCAGCGGCCCTGGTGCTGATCGCCTTCGTCATGATCCTCAACCTCGTGGCCCGCGGCATCGCCCGCTGGAAGGCCCCGAAGACCGGTCGCTGA
- the pstC gene encoding phosphate ABC transporter permease subunit PstC, which produces MASTTPIDMPPASPAPPEPTGLPKSTGRMGDKIFLGLSRGSGILLLVIMASIAAFLTYRSVIAISKNEGNFLTTFDWNPAGDPPVFGIAVLLFGTIVSSIIAMVIAVPIAVGIALFISHYAPRKLAAPIAYVVDLLAAVPSIVYGIWGALVLVPYLEGLNLWLDQFFGWTYIFDKTEVGVARSLFTVGILLAIMILPIVTSVSREVFLQVPRMNEEAALALGATRWEVIRLSVLPFGRSGIISASMLGLGRALGETMAVATVLSPNFLISLHLLNPGGGTFAQNIAAKFGEADSFGRDALIASGLVLFVLTLLVNGAARLIIARRKEYSGANA; this is translated from the coding sequence ATGGCTTCCACCACACCCATAGACATGCCGCCGGCCTCGCCGGCCCCGCCCGAACCAACCGGACTCCCCAAGTCCACCGGGCGCATGGGCGACAAGATCTTCCTGGGCCTCTCCCGCGGCTCGGGCATCCTGCTGCTCGTGATCATGGCGTCGATCGCCGCGTTCCTCACCTACCGCTCAGTGATCGCCATCTCGAAGAACGAGGGCAACTTCCTCACCACCTTCGACTGGAACCCGGCCGGCGACCCCCCGGTCTTCGGCATCGCCGTCCTGCTCTTCGGCACGATCGTCAGCTCGATCATCGCGATGGTCATCGCGGTTCCGATCGCTGTCGGCATCGCCCTGTTCATCTCGCACTACGCGCCGCGCAAGCTGGCCGCCCCGATCGCGTACGTGGTCGACCTGCTGGCCGCCGTGCCCAGCATCGTCTACGGCATCTGGGGCGCCCTCGTCCTGGTGCCGTACCTGGAGGGCCTCAACCTCTGGCTCGACCAGTTCTTCGGCTGGACGTACATCTTCGACAAGACCGAGGTCGGCGTCGCCCGCTCGCTCTTCACCGTCGGCATCCTGCTCGCGATCATGATCCTGCCGATCGTGACCAGCGTCAGCCGCGAGGTCTTCCTCCAGGTCCCGAGGATGAACGAGGAGGCCGCGCTCGCGCTCGGCGCCACCCGCTGGGAGGTCATCCGCCTCTCCGTGCTGCCCTTCGGCCGCTCCGGCATCATCTCCGCCTCGATGCTGGGCCTCGGCCGCGCGCTCGGCGAGACGATGGCCGTCGCCACGGTCCTCTCCCCGAACTTCCTCATCTCGCTGCACCTGCTCAACCCGGGCGGCGGCACCTTCGCCCAGAACATCGCGGCCAAGTTCGGCGAGGCCGACTCGTTCGGGCGGGACGCCCTGATCGCCTCGGGTCTCGTCCTCTTCGTCCTCACCCTGCTGGTCAACGGCGCGGCCCGGCTCATCATCGCCCGCCGCAAGGAGTACTCGGGGGCCAACGCATGA
- the pstS gene encoding phosphate ABC transporter substrate-binding protein PstS: MKLQRKNRLRATALGALAVSGALVLTACGSDDNTGGSASGTGEKTTAASNVDCGKAEGQLRASGSSAQKNAMDLWVKNYMAACSGVEINYNSSSSGEGIVAFNQGTVGFAGSDSALKPEEVAESKKMCKSGQGINLPMVGGPVAVGYHLEGVDKLVLDAPTLAKIFDTKIKKWNDPAIAKLNEGVDLPDKAIQAFHRSEDSGTTQNLGKYLGAAAPSEWKYEAEKKWPAPGGQAASGSSGIAAQVKQVDGAIGYFELSYAKSQGISTVDINTGGSAPVQATSENASKAIAAAKIKGTGKDLALELDYTTKAEGAYPLVLVTYEVVCDTGNKPETLDTVKSFLSYTASDDGQKILTDAGYAPIPAEINAKVRETIGSLS; the protein is encoded by the coding sequence GTGAAGCTTCAGCGCAAGAACCGGCTTCGTGCCACCGCGCTCGGTGCCCTCGCCGTCTCCGGCGCCCTGGTCCTCACGGCGTGCGGTTCGGACGACAACACGGGCGGCAGCGCGTCCGGCACCGGCGAGAAGACGACCGCCGCGTCGAACGTCGACTGCGGCAAGGCCGAGGGCCAGCTGCGCGCGTCCGGCTCCAGCGCGCAGAAGAACGCCATGGACCTCTGGGTCAAGAACTACATGGCCGCCTGTTCCGGCGTGGAGATCAACTACAACTCGTCCTCCTCCGGCGAGGGCATCGTCGCCTTCAACCAGGGCACCGTCGGCTTCGCCGGCTCCGACTCCGCGCTGAAGCCGGAAGAGGTCGCCGAGTCGAAGAAGATGTGCAAGTCCGGCCAGGGCATCAACCTGCCGATGGTCGGCGGCCCGGTCGCGGTCGGCTACCACCTGGAGGGCGTCGACAAGCTGGTGCTGGACGCCCCGACCCTCGCCAAGATCTTCGACACGAAGATCAAGAAGTGGAACGACCCGGCGATCGCCAAGCTGAACGAGGGCGTCGACCTGCCGGACAAGGCCATCCAGGCCTTCCACCGCTCCGAGGACTCCGGCACCACGCAGAACCTCGGCAAGTACCTCGGCGCCGCCGCTCCGAGCGAGTGGAAGTACGAGGCCGAGAAGAAGTGGCCCGCCCCAGGCGGCCAGGCCGCCTCCGGTTCGTCCGGCATCGCCGCCCAGGTGAAGCAGGTCGACGGCGCGATCGGCTACTTCGAGCTCTCCTACGCCAAGTCCCAGGGCATCTCCACCGTGGACATCAACACCGGTGGCTCCGCCCCGGTCCAGGCCACCTCGGAGAACGCCTCCAAGGCCATCGCCGCCGCGAAGATCAAGGGCACCGGCAAGGACCTGGCCCTGGAGCTGGACTACACCACCAAGGCCGAGGGCGCCTACCCGCTGGTCCTGGTGACGTACGAGGTCGTCTGCGACACCGGCAACAAGCCCGAGACGCTCGACACCGTCAAGTCCTTCCTCTCCTACACCGCCTCCGACGACGGCCAGAAGATCCTGACCGACGCCGGCTACGCCCCGATCCCGGCCGAGATCAACGCGAAGGTCCGCGAGACCATCGGCTCCCTCTCGTAA
- a CDS encoding NUDIX hydrolase, protein MSGDPREPVIRAAGCVLWRRGPGGGVEVCLVHRPKYGDLSFPKGKLKRHEEPLAAAVREVLEETGHHCAPGARLPSAHYVVDGRPKIVDYWAAEATGGSFSANDEVDRILWLTPDAARARLTQPRDVRQLTALLDVLPAS, encoded by the coding sequence GTGAGCGGCGACCCCCGGGAGCCCGTGATCCGCGCCGCGGGCTGCGTGCTGTGGCGGCGCGGACCGGGCGGCGGCGTGGAGGTGTGCCTGGTGCACCGCCCGAAGTACGGCGATCTCTCCTTCCCGAAGGGCAAGCTCAAGCGCCACGAGGAGCCGCTGGCCGCCGCCGTACGGGAGGTGCTGGAGGAGACCGGGCACCACTGCGCCCCGGGCGCCCGCCTGCCCAGCGCGCACTACGTGGTGGACGGCCGCCCCAAGATCGTCGACTACTGGGCGGCCGAGGCCACGGGCGGCTCGTTCTCCGCCAACGACGAGGTCGACCGGATTCTGTGGCTGACTCCCGATGCCGCCCGCGCCCGGCTCACCCAGCCCCGTGACGTGCGGCAGCTGACCGCGCTGCTGGACGTTCTGCCCGCGTCCTGA
- a CDS encoding CHAD domain-containing protein, with the protein MRRPDQQTTTRPAADHAPGTGTDATGAPVGTPPDGAAPGTSRDGAAERGSTARTGPSTARTAPVHPAGDPTTEAALAPYLRGQAADFLRSLRLHHEHSAPAESGGHDAAAATRALRRAARRISGSLHTFRVALDPHWADQLRAELSWLSGVLAREHAYAGRLARLVEALHQLSGPALPAARGARATGDSAASDAQGRAALGVGAARAGALLERRLTLARTRSHSAALQALGSSRFHAVADAVALLASDVPLAPGTSARTAEALLEPAEHAEQRLLAAVAALPPADSEPYNEAQDAAWHQARLLLRLHRYAHEVVLGAAAPALAACGHALDLHRDAVEAAAAAAAAARTPRIAPATAYALGVLHADQRHEVEAARSRFRETWPYATALTAS; encoded by the coding sequence GTGCGACGCCCTGACCAGCAGACGACGACCCGGCCCGCGGCGGATCACGCCCCGGGGACCGGTACGGACGCCACCGGCGCCCCGGTGGGCACCCCGCCGGACGGGGCAGCGCCGGGCACGTCGCGGGACGGGGCCGCAGAGCGGGGCAGCACCGCCAGAACCGGCCCCTCCACAGCCCGCACCGCTCCGGTGCACCCAGCCGGGGACCCGACCACGGAAGCGGCCCTCGCGCCCTACCTGCGCGGGCAGGCCGCCGACTTCCTGCGCAGCCTGCGCCTGCACCACGAGCACAGCGCGCCCGCCGAATCCGGCGGCCACGACGCCGCGGCCGCCACCCGGGCCCTGCGCCGCGCGGCCCGCCGGATCAGCGGCTCGCTGCACACCTTCCGGGTCGCCCTCGACCCGCACTGGGCCGACCAGCTCCGCGCCGAGCTGTCCTGGCTCTCCGGCGTACTCGCCCGGGAACACGCCTACGCGGGCCGCCTCGCCCGGCTCGTCGAGGCCCTGCACCAGCTCTCCGGCCCCGCCCTCCCCGCCGCCCGGGGCGCGAGGGCCACCGGGGACAGTGCCGCGTCCGACGCCCAGGGCCGCGCCGCCCTCGGGGTCGGGGCCGCGCGCGCCGGGGCACTGCTGGAACGCCGCCTCACCCTCGCCCGGACCCGGTCGCACTCCGCGGCCCTCCAGGCGCTCGGCTCCTCCCGGTTCCACGCGGTCGCCGACGCCGTCGCGCTCCTGGCCTCCGACGTACCGCTGGCCCCCGGCACCTCGGCCCGGACCGCCGAGGCCCTCCTGGAACCCGCCGAACACGCCGAGCAACGCCTCCTCGCCGCGGTGGCGGCCCTCCCGCCCGCCGACTCGGAGCCGTACAACGAGGCGCAGGACGCGGCGTGGCACCAGGCCCGTCTGCTGCTGCGGCTCCACCGGTACGCCCACGAGGTCGTCCTCGGCGCGGCCGCCCCGGCCCTCGCCGCCTGCGGGCACGCCCTCGACCTGCACCGGGACGCGGTGGAGGCGGCCGCGGCGGCGGCAGCGGCGGCCCGCACCCCGCGGATCGCCCCGGCCACGGCGTACGCGCTGGGCGTGCTCCACGCGGACCAGCGCCACGAGGTGGAGGCGGCGCGGTCGCGTTTCCGCGAGACCTGGCCGTACGCCACGGCCCTGACGGCCTCGTGA
- a CDS encoding RNA degradosome polyphosphate kinase, producing MSQQPSSEVPVQPAAQPSVGSLAAHRPHATAASHGAGFSTAVGLDPDLDADADAYEPDRDGDELPQGRFLDRERSWLAFNERVLELAEDPSTPILERANFLAIFASNLDEFFMVRVAGLKRRIATGVATRSASGLQPREVLDLIWTRSRELMARHAACFQQDIAPDLSDEGIQLIRWPDLTEKEQARLFTFFRQRVFPVLTPLAVDPAHPFPYISGLSLNLAVVVRNPVSGHRHFARVKVPPLLTRFLEASPQRYVPIEDIIAAHLEELFPGMEVLGHHMFRVTRNEDLEVEEDDAENLLQALEKELMRRRFGPPVRLEVEESIDPYVLDLLVRELKVSDAEVYPLPGPLDLTGLFAIASLDRPELKYPKFVAGTHRDLAEVESASAPDIFAALRERDVLLHHPYDSFSTSVQAFLEQAAGDPDVLAIKQTLYRTSGDSPIVDALIDAAESGKQVLVLVEIKARFDEQANIKWARKLEEAGCHVVYGLVGLKTHCKLSLVVRQEGDTLRRYSHVGTGNYHPKTARLYEDLGLLTADPQVGADLSDLFNRLSGYSRRETYRRLLVAPKSLRDGLIARINKEIAHHRAGRPAHVRFKVNSMVDEAIIDACYRAAQAGVPVDIWVRGICAIRPGVTGLSENIRVRSILGRFLEHSRVFAFGNGGEPEVWFGSADMMHRNLDRRIEALVRVTDPAHRAALSRLLETGMADTTSSWHLGPDGDWTRHATDADGQPLRHVQEMLIDARRRRRATP from the coding sequence ATGAGCCAGCAGCCCAGCTCCGAGGTCCCCGTCCAGCCCGCCGCCCAGCCGTCCGTCGGCTCGCTCGCCGCGCACCGGCCGCACGCCACCGCCGCGTCCCACGGGGCCGGCTTCTCCACCGCCGTCGGCCTGGATCCCGACCTCGACGCCGACGCGGACGCCTACGAGCCCGACCGGGACGGCGACGAACTGCCCCAGGGGCGCTTCCTGGACCGCGAACGCAGCTGGCTCGCGTTCAACGAACGGGTCCTGGAGCTGGCCGAGGACCCGTCCACGCCCATCCTGGAGCGGGCCAACTTCCTCGCCATCTTCGCCTCGAACCTGGACGAGTTCTTCATGGTCCGGGTGGCCGGCCTCAAGCGCCGCATCGCCACCGGCGTCGCCACCCGCTCCGCCTCCGGTCTCCAGCCCCGCGAGGTCCTGGACCTCATCTGGACCCGCTCGCGCGAGCTCATGGCCCGGCACGCCGCCTGCTTCCAGCAGGACATCGCCCCCGACCTGTCCGACGAGGGCATCCAGCTGATCCGCTGGCCGGACCTCACCGAGAAGGAGCAGGCCCGCCTGTTCACCTTCTTCCGGCAGCGCGTCTTCCCGGTGCTGACCCCGCTGGCCGTCGACCCCGCGCACCCCTTCCCGTACATCTCCGGGCTCTCCCTCAACCTCGCCGTCGTCGTCCGCAACCCGGTCAGCGGCCACCGGCACTTCGCCCGGGTCAAGGTCCCGCCGCTGCTGACCCGCTTCCTGGAGGCCTCGCCCCAGCGGTACGTGCCCATCGAGGACATCATCGCGGCGCACCTGGAAGAGCTGTTCCCGGGGATGGAGGTGCTGGGGCACCACATGTTCCGCGTGACCAGGAACGAGGACCTGGAGGTCGAGGAGGACGACGCGGAGAACCTGCTCCAGGCGCTGGAGAAGGAGCTCATGCGCCGCCGCTTCGGCCCGCCGGTCCGGCTGGAGGTCGAGGAGTCCATCGACCCGTACGTGCTCGATCTGCTGGTCCGCGAGCTGAAGGTGTCCGACGCGGAGGTCTACCCGCTGCCCGGCCCGCTCGACCTGACCGGGCTGTTCGCGATCGCCTCGCTGGACCGGCCGGAGCTGAAGTACCCGAAGTTCGTCGCGGGCACCCACCGGGACCTCGCGGAGGTGGAGTCCGCGTCCGCGCCCGACATCTTCGCCGCCCTGCGCGAGCGGGACGTGCTGCTCCACCACCCGTACGACTCGTTCTCCACCTCCGTCCAGGCGTTCCTGGAGCAGGCGGCGGGCGACCCGGACGTGCTGGCCATCAAGCAGACGCTGTACCGCACCTCGGGCGACTCCCCGATAGTGGACGCCCTCATCGACGCCGCCGAGTCCGGCAAGCAGGTCCTCGTCCTCGTCGAGATCAAGGCCCGCTTCGACGAACAGGCCAACATCAAGTGGGCCCGCAAGCTGGAGGAGGCGGGCTGCCACGTCGTCTACGGGCTCGTCGGGCTGAAGACCCACTGCAAGCTCTCGCTCGTCGTCCGCCAGGAGGGCGACACGCTGCGCCGCTACTCCCACGTGGGCACCGGCAACTACCACCCCAAGACGGCCCGGCTGTACGAGGACCTCGGCCTGCTCACGGCGGACCCGCAGGTCGGGGCTGACCTCTCCGACCTGTTCAACCGGCTCTCCGGCTACTCCCGCCGCGAGACCTACCGCCGCCTCCTGGTCGCGCCGAAGTCCCTGCGCGACGGGCTGATCGCCCGGATCAACAAGGAGATCGCCCACCACCGGGCCGGCCGCCCCGCCCATGTCCGGTTCAAGGTCAACTCGATGGTCGACGAAGCGATCATCGACGCCTGCTACCGGGCGGCCCAGGCGGGCGTCCCCGTCGACATCTGGGTGCGCGGGATCTGCGCGATCCGCCCCGGCGTCACCGGGCTCTCCGAGAACATCCGGGTCCGCTCCATACTCGGCCGCTTCCTCGAACACTCCCGCGTCTTCGCCTTCGGCAACGGCGGCGAGCCCGAGGTGTGGTTCGGCAGCGCCGACATGATGCACCGCAACCTCGACCGCCGGATCGAAGCCCTGGTCCGGGTCACCGACCCCGCCCACCGCGCCGCACTCAGCCGACTCCTGGAGACCGGTATGGCCGACACGACGTCCTCCTGGCACCTGGGCCCCGACGGGGACTGGACCCGGCACGCGACGGACGCGGACGGCCAGCCGCTGCGGCACGTCCAGGAAATGCTCATCGACGCCCGGAGGCGCAGGCGTGCGACGCCCTGA